From the genome of Lepus europaeus isolate LE1 chromosome 23, mLepTim1.pri, whole genome shotgun sequence:
ccccccaccccatcccgtTCATGCGTGTAACCCTCCGCGTGACAGGCACACTGTTATCCAACGCTCACCCCTGCCACCTGGGTCTGGGCGTCCAGTTCCCACAAGCTACATGGGCATCGAGCCGGGGCTGGAGGTTCCCACGACCCCCTGTTGCTGCTTGACTCTGCTCAGAGGCAGTATGTACCCCACTGCCACCACAGGCCAACAGCCAGCTAGGACAGTCCTGAGCACAGGacccccacttctgatcccagctccccTGAGCCAGACGCAGTACCCCGCACCCACCTTCCCAGGCCCGGCTCGCCAACCCCAGCCTACAGCTCCAGAGTGAAGAAGACCTGGACCACAGAATCCCCGTTTTTGGCAGTATGGACAAGTGGAGAAACAGGTGAGAAGAAACCCCCAGTTTTTATTGATTACAAACCCATCCACAGTGTTAACATGGAGAATCTGCAGCGTGATCTGCAATGTGATTGTCCAGTGAGGGCTTTGCCTGAAAACTGCCTAGGAAAGGAAATCTAATAAAACACATCATGGTGCTGAAATCAGTTCTTCCCAGCGTACGTGATCCCTttagtggggaggggagggtcagAGGGGCAGTAGTCGGGGGCAGGTCACAATGGTTTTTCCTCCAGGGCACTGCCCTGTGGCCCTGCCACTCCTCCCCACCAGCGGAGATGGCCTCCCACCACCTTTGTGGTCGGACTGCTCTTGTCGGTGGTCGTGTCATCCCCCTGCTGTCCGGCAGCCCTGGCGCCACAGCCCCACGTCACAGTCCCCTGACACCAGTGGCGGCCCTCTCTTTCCCAAGAAACAGCCAAGAGCCCCACGGTGACAGGAAGCCATTTACTTTGTCTAAAAACCCTGGGCTAAAAATGCAGTGGCCACAACCTTTGCTGCTATGCCAAATTTCAGGGACAGAAAATAATTGTGAGCAATTTAATTCACTTGATTTGGCTTCACTTGCTTTACCTGTTAAAGTGTCTAATGCCCACCGTGCGCCCCATCTGCACACGCAGCCTGCCTTCCTGCTGGGACGGAGACATGCTGGTATCGCTGAGAAGCTGGGCTCCCCTGGGCCTGCAGCAAAGAAGGGTCTAGGAGGCAGGACAAGAAACCTGTTGGCCAACAGCAGGACTGACTTCCTCTGTGAAAGCAGACGGCAGGGCCTCCATCCAGGTCAGGCTGCCCCAGCTCCCAGAATGGTTCTGGGGTAGGGATGGGTCGGCACGGGCCGCAGAGAACGGGGAAAGCCTGGAGGCCGGGGACAGAAGCTGACACCTGTAGGAGAGAATAAGCAACGTGGAGCCCACTCCACTGACCCAGGTTGGCCAAAGACGTGGCCAGAACGTGATGCTGTCCCCTCAGGAAGCTGCTGGCGGTAGGGTGGACGGGAGGGCAGCAGGAGGGTCTGTCGCAGCAGGCTGGCATTtaggaggcagaagccagagcaggACGAGGGTGCGCAGCTGGTTAACGCAATTTACACTATGTACAATGGGTTACTCGGTCCGCTCGGCTGGCAGCGTCCTCGCCAGGTCCAGGCGCCTTGGCGGGGGAGGAGGGCACCAGGAGGGAAGGGCGGGCTTGTCCAACGCCTTCTTGGCACTCGGGGAGGGGAGGAAGTGCCGATGGCGCCTCCTGGTACAAAAACGTGGAGAGAATTCTTTAAATAACGGCACGGAACTGAGACCGTCCGCCGAGGAGCCCTCGGGCCTCGGGCTGGGGCCGCAGTGCAGTCTCTGCAGGGGGCATCAGCAGCAGCGTTTCTTTCGTTTACTGTTCTTCGTGAGCTTCACCACGtcgttctgctgctgctgctgctgtttggcCAGGTTGTCTTTCTTGGCTCGGAGGACCAGCTCTGTGATGCAGTTGAACATCTGTGCGGGAGACAGAGGCGGGGCGGGCCTCAGGCCTGGTGAGgatgcctccctgcctcccgggCCCAGCTCTATCTGTACTTGTGAATTTTTGTACACGAACCAGTGGTCCCTGTCTTAATGATGGTTCCACTTAGAATTTTTCGACCTGATAGTAGTGCAAAAGCAATAAGCACTCCATAGAAGCCATACTTGGAATTCTGGGTTTTGTGTCTTCCAGGGCTGGCCACATGGGCCCTGGGCAGTTCCACCTTCACGAGGGCAAACTGCACTTTGCAGCGAGCTGTGCTGCTCTGCACACCTAGCGTGTTAGCTTAGGCATTCAGTGCAGTGCGGACTGCGGTCCTGGGACATCACCCCACCTAAGGCAGGGAGCACCTGTGTGTTCTCAGTGCCCTTTCTAGAAGGGGGTGGCGAGTTATTTTAAAGCGAAAAGAACAACATCAAAGACCCAGGAACTGTGCAGACTTGGGGAAGGCAATCTTGGGGATTTTCCtgcctttcttttaaaagaacccCTTCTGTTGGAATCTTCCAACAAGGCAGACAAAGGTGTTTGGGGGAAACAGAGCCAGGGTGGCTCAGCCTGCCACCCCATGGCATCTGAGGCCCAGAGGTCTGGCCTTTCCCAAACCATCTGATACCCTTCCAACGCCAGGACCCAGGAGAACTACCTACAACCCACAGCATCCCTGCATTCAGCCAGAGCAGCAGGTACGAAAATGCTGAGCCACGCGCTACGTGCAAAGCACTTGCTATCACTCACCACACCTGCAAGAAAAGGCTCCCACTGCCCCCAGTCCACAGCTTGGAGAGCTTACATCCTGGGTTTTGACCCTAGCCTGTCTCAGGAGCTTGGGTGGTCTGTGTCCCCCGTGCAGTGGGGATCCCAACTTCTGGGGCCTCTCAACACCACACGCCAGGAGGCAGGGCTCCCCTTAAGGCCAGTGAGTGGCAGCAGGCTGGGCCTGTGGCAAAGGTCTGGCTTCACTCCCACAGGATCACAGCCGCTTTCCAGCAGGCCTGGAGGTGCGGAGGGGAAGCTGCCTCTGCTGGAGGGGACCTGGGGGCCACAGGAAAGCAACCTCATCTCTGCAGGGGAACCAGGGCCACAGAGAACACTACAGGAAGGCGTGGCAACCCTGGGGACAAGGAGGGCCCAGGAGATGGGGACTGGAGTGGAGCGGTGCATGGCTTTAGCGTGGGAACAGTCTCACTCAGCCTCCTACAGGTAGGTGCTATTCCATCCATTATTTAAACACCTGGAACCCCACCACCCCTACCTGAGACATGGGAGTAATTCCAGCCCACCTCAGGACTACTGAGATACACACTAAGACCTTGAAAAGGCCTGGCCCAGTACCTGACACACAGTAGGCACAGCCTGAGAGGTGCTTACCATGACGCTCTGTTGCTCACTTAGATGCCCCAAGCAGgccaggagtggggaggggagggttgtatGGGTCAACCAGGAGGCATGCAGGCCCCGCCCAGGGCCTCAGCCAGACCTCACCTCTTCCACGTTGACGTTCTCCTTGGCACTGGTCTCAAACAACTGGATCCCCATCTGCCCGGCAAATTTGTAGGCATCTTCTGTCTCCACCACCTTCCGCTCAGGATCGTCATTCTTGTTGCCCACTTCAAGGCAAAAAGTggtcagcccagccctgcaggagcACCCCGGCCACCCCATCTCACCATCCCCACTCATGGGGTCCAGCCTCACCTAGTATTCGGCACACATCGTCACAGTTCTGGTTGATTTCATGAAGCCACCGCTTGACGTTCACAAAGGACTCGGCACTGGTGACATCATAAACCACAATGACCCCGTGGGTCCCCCGGTAATACCTGGAGGGCGAGAGTGTCAGCTTCAGCCTGCAGGAGCAGCCACTTCACCAGGTCTGTGTGTCTACAAACAGGTCCCTGTGGCTGGTGCCTGGGCAGTCACAGGCTCCTCACACCTGTGACCCAGGCCGACCCCTGCTGCTAGCGTGAAGCCTCTCTGAAGTTGTTGCTTTTAGAATGCAGGCAATTTTTGTATTTGATGTCGGACCATCACTGTCCTCTCTGGACACTCAAGAACCACTGCCTCTCAAGGCTGACTTAGAGAGATGCCTTTCCAAGAAGTCCTGGCGAAGTGTGCACCTGCGGCAGCCGGGCACTTCCAGCTGTGCCATCCTCCAAGagcacagagcccagggccagcGGGGCGTGGAAGGAGGAGGAGCCACATTCCTCCTCAGCCCCTGCGTCCCGGGAGCTCAGATGAAGGGCATCAGGCCCAGGACGAAGAGGAGGACCAGGGCCACCTGTTCCTTTGCGACAGCCAGAGACCAGAAAGCACTGCTGCCCCCAACACCACGTAACTACCCTGTGCTGTCCCTCAGAGCGGTTCCTTAAAGCTGCCAGAACCACGGATGCAAACCAGGAGGGCACAGGtggccacctgcctgccctgagCACCTCCCAGCTTCTGAGGTGATCAGCCCCTGCCCAGAGCCTAGTGCAGAGGCCGAGACGGGAACTGAGTGAGGGTGGGACTGCCAGGCCAGTGGGTACAGCTCCATTCTCATCCGTGCCCTTCAGCTCTCTGGCATACGCTTCACATCCAAGGCCCGACCGAGGTCCAAGATCACCCCTGGTTCCATCCCCAAAAAGCTGTGGACCATGGCTGCATTCCTGTGTCCACCTCACCAGCCCCCGTTCCCTCGTCAATACAACAGGGAACCTTGCACTTGACCCTTGGGGCGGCTGGGAGGAAAATGGGGGACGAAGTGCCTGCAAGGCAGTGTGGGTGCGCTCGTCACCAAGCCTCCCTCAGTCTGCACTCCCAGACAGGTAAGAAGGAGGCAACCCCAAAGGCTGCAGCAAGGAGAGAGCCTCGCTGTGCTGggggtcagccccacccccaccccctgccctggctgtctCCACCCTCCCCAGGTGCTAGATTCTGCCCACAGCTTTGCTCCAGAGCTACCGTGCATCTTGGCTTTGGGAGAGCCAGCACAGTGGAGCTGTgttgctctggccccagccccaagACAGCAGGGCTGCTGCCAGTGTGAGGCGCAGATGACTGGGGTGTGAGGGGTGGAGCGGGAGCAGTGCAAGTGCCTCTCACCCACTCCTTTGCTGACAACTGGCTGTGGGCATCGCTTCTGCTGTATCTGGAGCAAAGAATGAGCCTGGGGACGCAGTCAGGGGCTTGGAGCGGTGGCTCGGAAGGCAGAGGTGCTGCTGGACCCCATTCCCATGCCCACCAGGAATCACTATCACTTGCTGAActctgctctgggctgggcacCGTGCTGAGCGCTCTAGCCACCGCTTACTAACTGGGCTAGGACCGTGCTGAGCGCTCTAGCCACCGCTTACTAACCGGGCTAGGACCGTGCTGAGCGCTCTAGCACCGCTTACTATCCGGGCTGGGCACCATGCTGAGCGCTCTAGCCACCGCTTACTAACCGGGCTGGGCACCGTGCTGAGCGCTCTAGCCACCGCTTACTAACCGGGCTGGGCACCGTGCTGAGCGCTCTAGCCACCGCTTACTAACCGGGCTAGGACCGTGCTGAGCGCTCTAGCCACCGCTTACTAACCGGGCTAGGACCGTGCTGAGCGCTCTAGCCACCGCTTACTAACTGGGCTAGGACCGTGCTGAGCGCTCTAGCCACTACTTACTAAGTGCTGACAAGCTGGACTCCAGGGCCAGGGGCTTCCCTCCCTCCTGACTCCACCCCGACCAGCAAACCTTCAGCTGCTGAGAGCGAGCCGGGAGGGGGACGGCAGCTCGTGAGGCTCACAGCAGcagtttcattttctcttttgaatgCCCCGAGTCTGCCGCACCCCGACTGACCTGCCGTGCAAACCGCTGACCTCCCCAGGGCGCCTCTCTTCACCAGCCACCACCACGGGGCACCAAGctccctcctgtctcctgggggccacagccagggaccctgggagacagccaaCCCTCAGCTTCCATAGACAGCAGGCAGGGCAGCGGGGGCACTCTGGAAAAATACGTTTTGCCTCAGGCAGCTGAGTCactcctccaagtctccccaATAGAATGGGGAGCTGGTCCAGCCTCAGCAGCTGACGTCAcagcagcagaggaggggctgtggctccagctgctgaAAGGGCTCAGCCACCCCAGGGCCCGCGGCCCTGCCCGAAGCATTCCTCAGGCCACAGGCCTAGCTGTGtctgccctgctgagtccccctgTCTGGTCTGCACCCCGCTGGGAAGCACTGACGGAGGCCACATGCCCCGATGCCAgggtgtgggggcagcagggagcagggctgggctctgggtcGAGGCCTGTGCTTGGGCATCACTCAGCCCTCCGTTCTAGTCCTGCTAATCCACCCGCTCTGGCCCTGTGTTCTTGTCCACAACGcggaggagcccaggactcctAATCAGGATTAATGAAACCAAGCAGGTGAGGTCCTTAGCCCAGAGGAAGGACACAGGTCAGTGTCCAGACCTCAGACCCAAGCCCACAACAGGAGGTCTTGCCCTGCTCtggcccagctgccccaggctccCTGAAGCTCTCAATGTCAAGTCCA
Proteins encoded in this window:
- the RAB35 gene encoding ras-related protein Rab-35 isoform X1; translated protein: MARDYDHLFKLLIIGDSGVGKSSLLLRFADNTFSGSYITTIGVDFKIRTVEINGEKVKLQIWDTAGQERFRTITSTYYRGTHGVIVVYDVTSAESFVNVKRWLHEINQNCDDVCRILVGNKNDDPERKVVETEDAYKFAGQMGIQLFETSAKENVNVEEMFNCITELVLRAKKDNLAKQQQQQQNDVVKLTKNSKRKKRCC
- the RAB35 gene encoding ras-related protein Rab-35 isoform X2 — its product is MARDYDHLFKLLIIGDSGVGKSSLLLRFADNTFSGSYITTIGVDFKIRTVEINGEKVKLQIWDTAGQERFRTITSTYYRGTHGVIVVYDVTSAESFVNVKRWLHEINQNCDDVCRILDVQLHHRAGPPSQERQPGQTAAAAAERRGEAHEEQ